The following proteins come from a genomic window of Zonotrichia leucophrys gambelii isolate GWCS_2022_RI chromosome 4, RI_Zleu_2.0, whole genome shotgun sequence:
- the METTL14 gene encoding N6-adenosine-methyltransferase non-catalytic subunit — MNSRLQEIRERQKLRRQLLAQQLGAENADSIGAVLNSKDEQREIAETRETCRAAYDTSAPNAKRKYPDEGEADEEEIEEYKDEVELQQDEENLPYEEEIYKDSSTFLKGTQSLNPHNDYCQHFVDTGHRPQNFIRDVGLADRFEEYPKLRELIRLKDELICKSNTPPMYLQADLEAFDIRELKSKFDVILLEPPLEEYYRETGITANEKCWTWDDIMKLEIEEIAAPRSFVFLWCGSGEGLDLGRVCLRKWGYRRCEDICWIKTNKNNPGKTKTLDPKAVFQRTKEHCLMGIKGTVRRSTDGDFIHANVDIDLIITEEPEIGNIEKPVEIFHIIEHFCLGRRRLHLFGRDSTIRPGWLTVGPTLTNSNFNAETYSSYFTAPNSHLTGCTEEIERLRPKSPPPKSKSDRGGGAPRGGGRGGTSAGRGERGRERNRTNFRGERGGFRGGRGGTHRGGFPTR; from the exons ATGAACAGCCGCCTGCAGGAGATCCGCGAGCGGCAGAAGCTCCGCCGCCAGCTCCTGGCGCAGCAG CTGGGGGCCGAGAACGCCGACAGCATCGGCGCCGTGCTCAACAGCAAGGATGAGCAGCGGGAGATCGCGGAAACCAGGGAGACCTGCAG GGCTGCTTATGATACTTCTGCACCAAATGCAAAACGTAAATATCCAGATGAGGGAGAAGCTGATGAGGAAGAGATTGAAGAATATAAG GATGAAGTAGAGCTGCAGCAAGATGAAGAAAACCTGCCCTATGAGGAAGAGATTTACAAAGATTCCAGTACCTTTCTTAAG GGCACTCAGAGCTTAAATCCACACAATGATTACTGCCAGCACTTTGTGGATACAGGACACAGACCCCAGAACTTCATCAGAGACGTTG gCTTAGCAGATAGGTTTGAAGAATATCCAAAACTTAGAGAGCTCATCAGATTGAAGGATGAGCTGATATGTAAATCTAACACTCCTCCCAT GTATTTGCAAGCAGACTTGGAAGCCTTTGATATTAGGGAACTGAAGTCCAAATTTGATGTGATTCTCCTGGAGCCACCACTGGAAGAATATTACCGAGAGACTGGCATTACTGCCAATGAAAAGTGCTGGACCTGGGATGAT ATCATGAAATTGGAAATTGAAGAAATTGCAGCCCCAAGGtcatttgtgtttctgtggtgcGGCTCAGGCGAGGGTCTGGATCTCGGCCGAGTG TGTCTGCGCAAATGGGGTTACAGAAGATGTGAGGACATTTGCTGGATTAAAACAAATAAGAACAACCCTGGCAAGACCAAGACTCTGGACCCCAAGGCTGTCTTCCAAAGAACCAAG gagcACTGCCTCATGGGCATCAAGGGCACCGTGCGCCGCAGCACCGATGGGGACTTCATCCACGCCAACGTCGACATCGACCTCATCATCACTGAGGAGCCTGAAATCGGCAACATAGAGAAACCCGTGGAGATTTTTCACATCATTGAGCACTTCTGCCTGGGGCGGCGGCGGCTTCACCTCTTCGGGAGAGACAGCACAATTCGACCAG GTTGGCTGACGGTGGGACCCACACTCACAAACAGCAACTTCAACGCAGAAACGTATTCCTCGTATTTCACGGCTCCCAATTCGCACCTGACCGGCTGCACCGAGGAGATCGAGAGGCTGCGGCCCAAGTCCCCGCCCCCCAAATCCAAGTCCGACCGGGGTGGGGGTGCTcccaggggaggaggaagaggagggacttCGGCAGGACGGGGAGaaaggggcagggagaggaacaGAACCAACTTCCGCGGTGAGCGGGGAGGCTTCAGAGGGGGCCGTGGAGGGACCCATCGAGGGGGCTTCCCCACCCGCTGA